The Penaeus monodon isolate SGIC_2016 chromosome 6, NSTDA_Pmon_1, whole genome shotgun sequence genomic sequence GGTTCTCTTGTGCTGCAGATTGCGTCTCTACACGTCGGTAGCTGTCATCAGATACTTACTGATTTGCTTCTCCCCACGTATCAAGGATTTGGTCGATGGCGTCTCAAAATGCTTCCGAATATCCTCGAAAAGGAATCATGGAAGAAAAGGTCCCTTCTCACGATGGGGAGAAGTGAATCCTCCTTGCAGTTGGGAGATTCTTCCAGTTTCTGTTCAGTAAGGGTGGTAGTatttttgttctccatttttctctagcGTTTATCACTTTAATAAGGTAGAGCACGTCTCGTGGAAATATAGATGTAGCTACTGTTTTCTTACGAAGCGTTATTTCTCTTATGTCTAGCAGAGGCGGTTCCTGATACTTTTATGTGGTTGTGCGAGTTGGGTGTGTGCCCAATGTCGTTTGGACGCAGAATCAAAGCTTGGCAACGTCTTAAtatgaaatttcttgaaacttcCAGATTTTAACTTGAAAACAAATTTCAatgcatatgatatattcatGCGGAAATGCTTCAATACCAACTATGCACTTTTATAGATATTCCAATACTGTAtggaaatcatttatatatagaaacacacacacgaatacaaacatacacaggcacactcattcagagtcacacacacacatacacgcacatatgtatatccatagatatgcatgcatatatatatatatatatatatatatatatatatatatatatagtatataatattatatatatatatatatatatatattataatgatatatatatatatatatatatatatatataaatatatatgtatgtatgtgtgtgtatgattgtgcagatatatatataactgcgcgaaagggttatatatgtatgcatacagtatatacttatgtgtgtttgcatatttacatatataatcgtatatacacacacaatatatatacatagatagatataaatgcatgtgcatctgtgtgtgtgtgtgtgtgtgtgtatgtgtgtgtgtgtgtgtgtgtgtgtgtgtgtgtgtgtgtgtggtatatgtgcatatacatttatattctatttcaaGAATTCCCTGCAAAAAAAAGAATGCTTTGTACACTTTGCCTGGGTAATCGACAAAAACTATCCATTGCTTTATTATTCATGTGGTCCGAAAAACGGACCTTTTAACGTTTTTTCCCCTACGTAATATATgccgtatatgtgtatatatacattaagtatgtagattatgtatatatatgtatgtatgtatgtattatatatatttatatgcatatatgtaaatatcagtatagatatgaataaatatttgcatatataattataacaacatcaaattataacataatttatatatatttttatacataacaatatatatatatatatgcatatatcatttcAAAGTGTGTGCAGAACTCAACATTCTTGTAATAGTAATCACACAGCACGACTATTCTGCTGAGTAAATCAATAATTATTTGTCAATGATGACTAAAATGATCACATATCAAGCTTTACTTTTTCGCAGTAGCCATGCCGTAACTTTACTTAGGCGTCACCAGTAGCTCGTATGTGTCTCATACTCTACATCTCGTCCTACCCACCTGTACCTTATCGCGGCTACGAAACATTAAACATTTAATTCAGTGtatcatagcatatatatatgtatatatatgcgtatatatatgtgtatatatatatatatatatatatatatatatatataacatacgaaAATTTAAACCATGATAAAAGTAACGATTTACGATACacattctcatttctctctttgttttgttgattatcttttttctatGGTCTTTCAAATCACGTGGAAAGCACTCTGTGTGCCAAGTCTGCCACGCGTGCCAGAGGTTGTCGACCCCTGGTTGAAATCATTAACCATAAAAGCACAGGTTTAGCACATTAATTTTAAACCATTAACCACAGATCACAGTAGTTGGATTTACTAATTTTTCGAAGAACCATCCGTTGTGAAGTCTATGCAACAGTAGgaaaccaatgtttttttttttacggaaatggAAGATAGGTAAagtaatacacatatgtaaacaactcatttattaaaaaatataaataaataaataaataaataatcttaatTTTCACATTATGCAAATCAACAATGAGTAATCAAACATACATTATCTTTAGCTTATACTATAATTTCAGCCAATGCAACATGTTTCTCTATGCTGTCTGTGGAATCTTCAGAGCCGTGATAGTCAAAACGCCATCGGAAGACATTGCGGAAGTTACGGCCTCCATATCTACTTTGCCTGGGAAGTTGAAGCGTCGACAGAAGCTTTTCATGGACTTGAAGTCgccctcttccttttcactcGACCTCCACACCACTTCATTATCTTCCACTCTACCTAACGTCTCCAATCTTGAAGTATGGACATCTAGCACAACCTGTATATAgaatcaataaaaattatttttccctgtttttatatttcattttcattctattgAATATCTAAATAATCGGTTTGCCTAACcttcaatttgatttttttctctctctctgcctttttcacGATATTCTTGCATTCATTTATATGGATATTTGAATGATTGTTTTTACGATTCACATTGTTTTAAGATTGTAAAACTAACCTTGTGATTCTGGTCGTCTTCGCTTGAAGGCCATGAACTTGGTTTCCTTGCTGCAAGATTGCGCTCGCTTACACGTCTGTAGCTACTCATCAGATCACTCACGGATTTAGATTCTCCCCACGTATCCAAGATTTGGTCGATGGCTGTCTCAAAGCCCTTCCGAATATCCTCGAAGAAGGAATCATGGAAGAAAAGTCCCTTCTCAGCGATGGGGAGAAGTGAATCCTCTTTACATTTAGGAGAGTCTACCAGTTTCTGTTCAGCAAGGGTGGTAGTATTTTTGTTCTCCATGTTTCTCTAGGGTTTATCGCTTCAATAAGGTAGAGTAAGTTTCGTGGAAATGTAGATAAAGCTGCAGTTTGCGCTCTTCTCTAAAGGTTGTTGCTCTGTTGATGTCTAGCAAGAGGGGCGGCTCTGCTGGATGCTTTTATTTGTGGCGCGCGTTGGGTGTGCGCCCAAAATGTCTACGTTCGTTTGGACGCAGGATTATAGCATGCTTGGCAACATCTTCATCTGAAATTTCGTGAAACTTCTAGTTCTCAACTTCAATGAGATGAATGTTTACGGTACAACCTTGTGAGAAATGATTCAATAATAACTATGCGTTTATATTTCCCATCATCTATATGGCCTTAATTTATACCTGATCGCCTTCCACTCTAATCTTAACGTCTCCATTCTTGCAGTCATGCACATCCATTACAACCTGTATATAGAATCAATGAAGTCTATTtggtttccttgtttgtttgtttg encodes the following:
- the LOC119574033 gene encoding uncharacterized protein LOC119574033; translated protein: MENKNTTTLAEQKLVDSPKCKEDSLLPIAEKGLFFHDSFFEDIRKGFETAIDQILDTWGESKSVSDLMSSYRRVSERNLAARKPSSWPSSEDDQNHKVVLDVHTSRLETLGRVEDNEVVWRSSEKEEGDFKSMKSFCRRFNFPGKVDMEAGSTTSGTRGRLGTQSAFHVI